One window of Solwaraspora sp. WMMA2056 genomic DNA carries:
- a CDS encoding TetR/AcrR family transcriptional regulator → MPGPTDDEAREQVLAAASQLFYTRGVQAVGMDTLRTAAGVSLKRLYQLFGSKDAIVEQVLHRQREAWNRLVEQTVATPAAARDKLLAIYDMLARWSAEDDFRGCMFINTFGELGGVDPRIAGIIRAQKAEFQDRVAALVAEAGGPASLAAQLAILAEGAQTTTAIAGSNAAAGQARAAARTLIDAALAGHPAVDPASAGEASAGAGLTGTAGPPDGVPTRMTAT, encoded by the coding sequence ATGCCGGGACCCACCGACGACGAGGCACGCGAACAGGTGCTGGCCGCCGCCAGCCAGCTGTTCTACACCCGAGGCGTGCAGGCAGTGGGGATGGACACGCTGCGTACCGCCGCCGGTGTCTCGCTCAAACGCCTCTACCAGCTGTTCGGATCCAAGGACGCCATCGTCGAACAGGTGCTCCACCGGCAACGCGAAGCGTGGAACCGGCTCGTCGAGCAGACCGTCGCCACGCCAGCGGCCGCCCGCGACAAACTGCTGGCCATCTACGACATGCTCGCCCGCTGGTCAGCCGAGGACGACTTCCGCGGCTGCATGTTCATCAACACCTTCGGCGAACTCGGCGGCGTCGACCCCCGGATCGCCGGGATCATCCGGGCGCAGAAGGCCGAGTTCCAGGACCGGGTCGCCGCGTTGGTCGCCGAGGCCGGTGGCCCCGCCAGCCTCGCCGCCCAACTCGCCATCCTCGCCGAAGGGGCGCAGACCACCACCGCAATCGCCGGCAGCAACGCCGCCGCCGGCCAGGCCCGCGCCGCCGCCCGGACCCTGATCGACGCCGCGCTCGCCGGTCACCCCGCCGTCGACCCGGCATCGGCCGGCGAGGCATCCGCAGGCGCCGGGCTCACCGGCACGGCCGGCCCACCCGACGGCGTCCCGACGCGCATGACTGCGACGTAG
- a CDS encoding NCS1 family nucleobase:cation symporter-1 yields the protein MSADSPSAVSVVGGAGDDPHPSLHNDDLAPLPAAQRRWGWFEIFNVWTNDVQSLAGYTLAASLFITAGINGWWVFAAIVLAGLFVNWLVNLTGTPSVRYGIPYAVMARASMGVRGATFPALIRGIVAIFWYGAQTYFASTAVALAINAVLGGPDGPPLLLGMTGVDWVSYLIVAVIQILLFVRGIAWIEKFLNVAGPAVYVVMVALLVAIWVQAGDELLPAVSGIFSSADVQGWAVVTAFLGVVGTMVAYFSAVIINFGDFSRFSRTERGMKVGNFTGLPLSLAFFTFLSLFITAGAYVVYQDGQGDPLTNPADIVGQVGDTALTVVAALTFLVATIGINLVANFIPPAYDLSNLAPQRISFRRGGYLTALFGFVIGALWVAVIDQIGLPKFVDTLGAVLAPLYGILVADYYLVQRRALLVADLYSMDPAGRYHYVDGWNVRAIGAFAVAAVFSVATVWVPWLAELSGFAWVIGAVIGAVLYVAVMRVGTPSGGPAVPVSPAPADASPADAGSTAG from the coding sequence GTGTCCGCTGATTCGCCCTCCGCCGTGTCCGTCGTGGGCGGTGCTGGCGACGATCCGCATCCGAGTCTGCACAACGACGACCTCGCGCCGCTGCCGGCGGCGCAGCGCCGGTGGGGCTGGTTCGAGATCTTCAACGTCTGGACCAACGACGTGCAGAGCCTCGCCGGCTACACCCTGGCGGCCAGCCTGTTCATCACCGCCGGGATCAACGGTTGGTGGGTCTTCGCCGCCATCGTCCTGGCCGGACTGTTCGTCAACTGGCTGGTCAACCTGACCGGTACGCCGAGCGTCCGGTACGGCATCCCGTACGCGGTGATGGCCCGGGCCAGCATGGGTGTGCGCGGCGCGACGTTCCCCGCGCTGATCCGTGGCATCGTCGCCATTTTCTGGTACGGCGCACAGACCTACTTCGCCTCGACGGCGGTCGCACTCGCGATCAACGCGGTCCTGGGCGGTCCCGACGGTCCGCCGCTGTTGCTCGGCATGACCGGCGTCGACTGGGTGTCGTACCTGATCGTCGCGGTCATTCAGATCCTGCTCTTCGTCCGGGGCATCGCCTGGATCGAGAAGTTCCTCAACGTCGCCGGCCCCGCCGTGTACGTGGTGATGGTCGCCCTGCTGGTGGCGATCTGGGTGCAGGCCGGCGATGAACTGCTGCCGGCGGTCAGCGGCATCTTCAGCAGCGCCGACGTGCAGGGCTGGGCGGTGGTCACGGCGTTCCTCGGGGTGGTCGGCACGATGGTCGCCTACTTCTCGGCGGTGATCATCAACTTTGGCGACTTCTCCCGCTTCTCCCGGACCGAACGCGGGATGAAGGTCGGCAACTTCACGGGTCTGCCGCTGAGCCTGGCGTTCTTCACCTTCCTGTCGTTGTTCATCACGGCCGGCGCCTACGTGGTGTACCAGGACGGGCAGGGCGATCCGCTGACCAATCCGGCGGACATCGTCGGGCAGGTCGGCGACACCGCGTTGACCGTCGTCGCCGCGTTGACGTTCCTGGTCGCGACGATCGGCATCAACCTGGTCGCGAACTTCATCCCGCCCGCGTACGACCTGTCGAACCTCGCACCGCAGCGGATCAGTTTCCGACGCGGCGGCTACCTGACCGCACTGTTCGGCTTCGTCATCGGCGCGCTGTGGGTCGCGGTGATCGATCAGATCGGGCTGCCGAAGTTCGTCGACACGCTGGGCGCGGTGCTGGCGCCGTTGTACGGCATCCTGGTCGCCGACTACTACCTCGTGCAGCGCCGCGCACTCCTGGTCGCCGATCTGTACAGTATGGATCCCGCCGGCCGGTACCACTATGTCGACGGCTGGAACGTACGCGCGATCGGCGCGTTCGCCGTGGCGGCCGTCTTCTCGGTGGCGACGGTGTGGGTGCCGTGGCTGGCGGAGTTGAGCGGCTTCGCCTGGGTGATCGGGGCGGTGATCGGCGCGGTGCTCTACGTCGCAGTCATGCGCGTCGGGACGCCGTCGGGTGGGCCGGCCGTGCCGGTGAGCCCGGCGCCTGCGGATGCCTCGCCGGCCGATGCCGGGTCGACGGCGGGGTGA